In Pan paniscus chromosome 1, NHGRI_mPanPan1-v2.0_pri, whole genome shotgun sequence, the DNA window CTCCATGCACCTGGACAGCCTCTCCAGCACCCGGGGCCGGGGCCAGCAGCAGCTGCCGCAGTTCCTCAGCTCGCCCTCCCAGAGGACGGAGGTGGTCGGTgagcggggggtggggggtgggcggTGAGCTGCGGGGGTGGGCGGTGAGCTGGGGGAGTAGGCAGTGGCCTGGAGGGGGACAGTTGGTGAGATGGGGGGCTGGGCAATGAGATGGGCTACGGGCGGTGAACTGGCAGGGGCGGGTGGTGAGCTGGAGGGGGGTGGTTGGTGAGATGGGGGGGTGGGCGGTGTGCCGGGGAGGGAGCAGCTGGTGAGATGGGGGGGCTGGGCGGTGAGATGGGGGGGTGGGCTGTGAGCTGGGGGGTGGTCGGTGAGCTGGCGGGCGTGGGCGGTGAGCTGTGTGGGGGGCAGTTGGTGAGGTGGGGGGGTGGGCAGTGAGCTGGAGGGGGCGGTTGGTGAGATGGGGGGGTGGGCGGTGTGCCAGGGAGGGGGCAGCTGGTGAGATGGGGCGGTGGGCTGTGAGCTGGGGGGGTGGTCGGTGAGCTGGCGGGCGCTGGCGGTGAGCTGGGTGGGGGGCAGTTGGTGAGGTGGGGGGGCTGGGCGGTGAGCTGGGGGGGTGGGCAGTGAGCTGGAGGGGGCGGTTGGTGAGATGGGGGGGTGGGCGCTTGGATCCATGGGAGGAGTGGGGGGCGCAAGGCCACTGGGGGGACCGGGCAGGACAGGGGCTCTGCAGGGGGCGGGCAGGGTGCAGAGCTCTATGCAGCAAGGCTTGGAGGGCAGACAGTGATTGCAGGTGGAGAAGGCCAAACTGCACCCCACCCTACCCGCAGGGACGCAGAATCTCAACGGTCAGAGCGTGTTCGGCGTGGCCCCCATCAAGGGCGTCATGGACCCCGGGAAGGCACAAGACTTCACTGTCACCTTCAGCCCCGACCATGAGAGCCTCTACTTCTCCGACAGGCTCCAGGTGGTGCTCTTTGAAAAGGTGCGGCTCTGGCTCTGCAAGCTCAGCCCGGCCCGGCCCTGGCCCCACGCAGGGCCTTGCCTTTGGCTGCACTGCTCCACTTTGGAGGCCCTGAGGGTACCATGGCTGGGGGACTCAGCACCACACTGAGGGCCGTCAGTGGAAAGACCAGAGTCCAGGGCCCCATGGGGCCCCCAGGCCGTCCCTGCTTCCTTCCCTGAGCCAGCCCAGCTCTCACCAGCAGGACCCCTGCCGCCGAGCTTCGGGGACAAGGCCACTCCACTTCTTGTCCCCAGAAAATCTCCCACCAGATCCTGCTGAAGGGTGCCGCCTGTCAGCACATGATGTTCGTGGAGGGCGGCGACCCCCTGGACGTGCCCGTGGAGTCTCTGACAGCGATCCCTGTATTTGACCCCAGGCACAGAGAGGGTGAGCCCCTCCCCAGGGAGGGAACAGACACGGGGCCTCCCAGTGCCCCTGTCCCGTGGATGGGGGCCCCGAGACCCAGCGGAGCAGGGCAGGGATTCCCAGTCTTCTACCCCAGAGCCAAGCAGGACAGCCACTGCTACCCAGAGTTCAGgagtccagctgcagcctcaccCCATGCCTCAGTCTGACCCTGAACAGCTCCCCTGGCCACACCCCTCCAGCCAGCTCCCGGCCAGGCCCTCTCTCTCCAGAAGCTGAGGAGCTGAGGCCCATCCTGGTGACCCTGGACTACATCCAGTTTGACACAGACACGCCAGCCCCACCTGCCACCCGAGAGCTGCAGGTGGGCTGTATCCGGACCACCCAGCCATCTCCAAAGAAGGTGCCCACAGCACTGCCCCTGGGGACACCAGGCAGCCCCCTCGGCCTCCCCTGCCCTGGGCAGCCCTGACCCTCCTGGCCTTGCCCCTCACTGGGCTTGTCCCGACAGCCGGGCTTTTCTCGGACTTCCTGTGGCAGCTGTGGGGTGGGCAGCCTGGTCAGAGCTGGGAGGGTGAGTGGAGCTGGGCACCCTCACCCCTAGTCCCACTGCTTCTGGGAGTGGTGCCTGGTCGCCAGCCTACAGGAGCCCCATACCCCACAGACCGTTGAGTTCAGCATAGACAGCGTCGCATCCCTGCAGCACAAGGGTTTCTCCATTGAGCCCTCCAGGGGCTCCGTGGAGCGCGGCCAGACGAAGACCATCAGCATCTCCTGGGTGCCACCTACGGACTTTGATGTAGGTGCCTTTGGGCTCCAGGCCAGGGAGCCCTGGGAACGCCAAAAGTTGGGTGGGCTGACACCCCTGCCCAGTCCCAGGGGAGGAGGTGGCCGTGGAGGACCCAGGGGAGTCAGGTGGGCAGGGCAGTGGGAAGACAGCAGATCTCCTCTGGGTGCCCACTGGCTGAAggcctcttctcccctcccctcctgttcCAGCCAGACCACCCACTCATGGTGTCGGCCCTGCTGCAGCTAAGGGGGGATGTGAAGGAGACCTACAAGGTCATCTTTGTAGCCCAGGTGTTGACCGGCCCCTAAGCCTCTGCACAGAGCACCCTCGGGCCCTCCTGCCCACCCTCAAAGTCCTCCCCAGGCTGAGGGCCAGGTCATACTACCCTAGAGCCTGGGACCTGGCCATCCTCTGCCAGGCAGATTCCAATAGGCCGCCCTCCACATGGCGCCACGGCCACTTCCTGCTGCCCTGGACCCCGCAAGCCCAGGGACATCCAAGAGCACCCCTCCTGAGACCCCAGACTCAGAAGCAGCGAGAAGGCCAGGCCAGCCCGCAGCCATCCTAGCCAGACCCCCTcagagcccccagcccccaggagAGCCCTCCACAGCCTGTCAATAAATTTTTTGTAGGCCAATACGTGCAGCCTGCAGTGTGGGTGACAGCAGGTTATTCCCTGGGGTGAGCACAGAATgggaggtggggacagagccCTGGGGAAGCAGCCCCTCCCCTCACAGCCATGAAACCCGCTTTGCCTGGCAAGGGCCTCCTAGAGTGGGGCCATCCTGCAGGACACCTGTGGGGAGGCCACCCTGACCCAAATTCAAGGAGAGCCCCCAAGCCTGGCGCCCTGAGCAGCAGCAGGCAGCCCAGAGGGCCGGGGTACAGCTAGAGCTGAGGCTGACCCAGAACCGAGGGGCctgggtggtggggagggcagggctgcAAAGCCCAGGGCAGGCCCCGGGAACCTCCAGACTTTTCCCAAGTTCCAGGACCCCGGATGTCCCCAAGCAAAGGTGAGCAGACGGTGGGGACCCCCCAGCCTACTCATGCCCTCCCCTCCGCCCAGCAGGGGCCAGGTGAGGCCCAGCTCCTGCACTGAAGTCTCTATTTGTCTGAGATAAGTCTGGGCTCGGCTTTCTGGGCTCTGACCCACCCTTCAACAGAGAAGACCCCTCGCAGCCCGTGAGATGCTCCTGAAGCTCAGAGTGGTGCCTGCACCCCAACCCTGCCCTCTGGAGTCTGGCTTGTTGGACACTGTCCCCACAGAGCCCACCCAGCCTGGCCCTCCTGTCACAGTGCAGCACACCCACTGTGCCACCCCAACCAGCAGCCACCGGCAGACTGTACGCAGCCTTCCCTGGCCGGGTCGGGGGAGCAGATGGTGCTTCTGGGAGCTTTCCTGGGCACAGGCCTCAGGGACGCCGGTCTTGAGCTGCCTgccctcacccccagccccccaggGCCCACAGTGCCTAGGAACTTGCCATTGCCCCAAACTTCAAGCCAGTGACATTGACCCCGCAGTGGCGTTTTGCAGGATTTCTGTCCAATGGGTCCCTTGCTGCCCTTCCTGCGGCCGACCCACCATGGCTCAAGCTTGCGCCACACCAgatgggaggggaaggcaggTTCCGCCAGGTCCAGGCCAGGCCCCGGCCGCAGGAGGAGGTGCTACCAGATGGCAATGTTTCCTGAATAGGCCCCTCTCTTCTAAACCCTGACCCGACTCTCCTGCTGGCAGGCCTCTGGTACTGAGTGGCGAGGCCTGCCCAGCTCCCGCGTGGGGGCCGTGCCCACACCTTCCGGAACTCGGGGCTGTGGCCTCAGGCTGTGCTGTGCACATGCACTCCCATTCCCACTCCCGTGCTGGGCCTCCACGACCAGTGCAGTCAACGTGGCAGGAAGaagggccaggggctgggggagctgGGCAGGCAGGAAGGGCCCTTGAGGACCGTGGCACAGGCCTTGGGAGGTGAAAGGCAACTTCAGGCAGAGCCCAACAGTGGAAGGAGTGATGCAGTGAAGGGGCAGGTATGGGCAGAAGAGCCACGCAGAGGAGGCCCTGCCCTCCAGGGTCACTGCCCTTGTTGTAGGGGTGGGGGACACTGAGCAGCGCCCACATGTGGAACAGTTCTGAGCAAGGGGTGCGTGCCCCTCCTGCAGTAAGATGGACCCTGCCCCTTGCTGTGCTGACCACCTCCCTTAGCCTGACCACCAGACAGACGGTGTGCTGCTGGTCCCACGGAGAGCAGAGGGCACCAAGAGCCTAACAGGGCCCCTGGCCTGGTGGCAGAGGGATAAGGGTCTGGGGTCCCCCTGGAAGAAATGGCCCCCGGCCTGCCCCTGCACAGGGAGCAGCAGACATTGCAGGCTGAGGGAAGGGCGCTGGGCTCCCTGTGGCCCTCGGGAATGGAGGTCACATTCCCCAGGTGGGAAATGGCCCCCAAGGCCAAGTGCTTTGGGAAAGTGGTCTGCACCCAGCGCCTCAACAGCCCAGAGCCAGGGCCAGGCTCCAGCCCCCTGGGCCAGCCCCCAGACAGCGCCTGCAGCGCAGGTCCACAATCAAGTGTCCAAACACCAAGTTCGGGATGCCCAGCATCTTGGTGGCGTTACCCTACAGTCCACCTGGAGCCCGCCTGCGAGACTGGACCCGAGGGACCACACCCAAGGCACCCACGACTTTCCAGGCCAGCTCCCGAGGGTCCCCGGGCCGCGCCCAGACCAGCGGCAGAGCAGGCCGCGCTCGGCCGAGGTTAAGGCGCCGTGCCCGGGCTGAGGACGAGACCCACCGTCGCCTCACGAGTCTGGGCCAGGTGGAGCTGCGGGGTAGGGCTTGCGGCGGACAAGCCCTCTGAACACGTTGGGCGTGGCCCAGTGGGAGGGGGCGCTGAGCAGGGTATGGTGGGCGAGGCTTACGTTGGGCATGGGGCCAGTGGGCGGGGTTTGCATTGAGTGGAGGCCCAGCGAATGGGGGCGTCTCGTGGGCGAGGGCTCCTGTGGGCGGGGCCTGCGGCGAACGAGGCTTGCACTGGGCGGGGCCCAGTGGGCGGGGTTGATGCTGCGTGAGGCGTCCTGTGGGCGAGGCTTGCGACGAACGCGGTTTGCTCTGGGCGGTGCCCGGAGGGCGGGGTTTACCCTGCGTGGGGCGTCCAGTAGGCGTGTGCGCCTGTGGGCGGGGCCTGCGGCCAGCGGGGCCCGGTGGGCGGGGTTTACTCTGAGCGGGCGTTCTGTGGGCGTGTCATGTGGTGGGTGTGTCCTGTGGTGGGCGGGGCCCCATAAAGCCGCGCCGCCGGGCTTTGCTCCAACCTCCGCAGAGCATGGCCCGGGGTCCGCTGGCCGCCGGCGGACTCCGGCTGCTGCTGCCGCTCCTGCCGCTGCCGCAGGTGGGTCGGGCGGCGTTCTCTCTCGGTTCGGCCACCGCGGGGCGGGTCCGTGCTCGGACCACGCCCCTCCCGGGCTCACCCTTGTCCCCACAGGTGGCGCTGGGCTTCGCGGACGGCAGCTGCGACCCCTCGGACCAGTAAGTCGTGGGGGAGGGAGCCGGGGCCTGGCCCCGCCCTATGGGGAGGCACGGGCGGCGAGGTCGGCCGTCCCATGCCCCGCCTGCTCCAGGTGCCGCCGTCCCCACAGGTGCCCGCCCCAGGCCCGCTGGAGCAGCCTGTGGCACGTGGGGTAAGTGGAGGCCGCGGCGGAGCCGTGCGTCCGACGGTTCTGGGGCGGGGGTCACCGGGGCCAGGCCCGCCAGGCCCTTACCTCACCAGGCCGCCTCCGCTGTCGTCCAGTCCCGGCCGCTGGCGGGAACTGACCTCGAGCAAGCAGGaccttccctcccacctctcccGCCTGGCCTCCGCGGGAGTCCCCTACGATCCCGCTCAGCAGTGGGGCAGTCGCTGAGGACAGCGAGTGCTGGGAGTGAGCCCAAGGCCACCCCTGGCCAGCCCGGGAGAGACAGCCAGGGCAGGCCCAGCAGCCCGAGGCCAGGCTCTGGCCACGGCGGTCTCCGACATGGAGAGACATTGTCTGCTTTTTATCCTGTTAACCTGTCTTCGGTGGTTGTGCCACGACATTCCCCAGGGTGCAGGTGCCCGGTGGCCGAGGGTCAGTCCAGTGGTAGAGCCTTGCTCTCCTAGGCTCATCCTGCTGGCGgtcctcctgcttctgctgtgTGGTGTCACAGCTGGTTGTGTCCGGTTCTGCTGCCTCCGGAAGCAGGCACAGGCCCAGCCACATCTGCCACCAGCACGGCAGCCCTGCGACGTGGCAGTCATCCCTATGGACAGCGACAGCCCTGTACACAGCACTGTGACCTGTGAGTGCCTAGGGGCCCGCCAGTTGGGGGTGGAGATGGCGGGGGTAAATGCCAAGCCCGCCTCCACGAACCCACTCTGGTTCCCTGCAGCCTACAGCTCCGTGCAGTACCCACTGGGCATGCGGTTGCCCCTGCCCTTTGGGGAGCTGGACCTGGACTCCATGGCTCCTCCTGCCTACAGCCTGTACACCCCGGAGCCTCCACCCTCCTACGATGAAGCTGTCAAGATGGCCAAGCCCAGAGAGGAAGGACCAGCACTCTCCCAGAAACCCAGTCCTCTCCTTGGGGCCTCGGGCCTAGAGACCACTCCAGTGCCCCAGGAGTCGGGCCCCAATACTCAACTACCACCTTGTAGCCCTGGTGCCCCTTGAAGGAGGCAGGAGAACGGACCAGAGCTTGGAGAACGAACGCTTGGAGCCAAGggccccagcccaccccaccaTCCCACACATTGCTGTGGCCCCAGCCTCGGTGCCATGTTACACCGGCCCCATGGCGTCACCCCCTAGGCAGGCTGCTGCTTTCAGCCTCAGCCCCTGGCCCAGCCCCAGCAGGCCCTCAGCCTGGAAGAGGGCTAAGCCTCGGGTGGGAGCTCAGGGCCACCTGTGACGTCTGCATCTTCTTGGAGAGAGAATAAAGTTTGTATTTAAGTGGTCTCTGCCTATGTGGGAAGGACTCTGGGACTCCAGGGCTCTGGGAGGAACCCTCGGGCAGCCAACCCCCAGTGCAAGCAGGCAGGGCGAGCATGTGGTCCCCGGCCTGTACCCAGTCCAGGTTTCAGGCTGGCATTCCTAGCCCTGAGCTGGGCAATGGGTGGTGTCAGGTGTCATGGCAGAAATGACTGGGGCTGTGTTTCTGTGGCTGGGCCAGGAAAACTCTTTTCCTTCTCCAGCCCCATGCCTTTGCCTGTTGCCCCCCAACCCAGGCTGGGACAGTGAGGCACACACAGGTCGGGCTGGAACATTTATTTTACACGGAGCCGGGGGAGTGGGGGCcagggggcaggggcagcagcCTTCCCGGGCAGGCCTCCCCCGGCTGCGGCAGCTGCACCTACTGGATCAGCTTGAAGGACTCCCCCGTCATCATGGCCACAAACTCTGGGAACAGAGGGGCAGGTCAGCAGCTTGCCCCGGCCCAGCCAACGGCTCCCAGGGCTCCAGGCCACTCACCCTCATAGTCGATGGTCCCGTCCCCATCCTTGTCGGCCTCCTTCATCATCTGCTCCGCCTCCACCTCGTTGAGGGGCTCCCCTGCATTCATTAGCACGTACCTACGGGGCCTGGCGCTGAGCCACTCCATCGGCCCTGCCCGTGCCCGCCCACCAcccgccccccacccaccccccacccgGGCCCTACTTGAGTGTGTTCCAGTCAATGTAGCCCTTGCCCTCTTTGTCGAAGACACGGAATGCCGCCCTCAGCTCGCTCTCCTGGTTCTGGGCCTTCTCATGGTAAACTCCCATTAGTGCCAGGAAACCATCGCAGTTGAAGAACCCTTTGTCTGCAAGGGGCACAGCTGGGGCTCCAGGGACGGGGCACAGCACTCCCCATGGGCTTTGCCTCTTCCCCCCATAGGCACTGAGACTTGACCCAGGGCCCCCCCGAGGCTGCCCACCCCACTCCAGCCATGAGCTCACTGTCTCTGTCCACGTCCTTGGCCATTGAGGCCAGCTCACTCTTGGTGGGGTTGATGCCCAGCAGGCTCATGAGCCGCTCCAGCTCGCCCGTCTTCACCTCCCCGTTGCCCTCTTCGTCGAACATCTCAAAGACTCCCTTGTACTCCTTGATCTGCTCAGCCGACAGGCGCTCTGTCTGCAGGGGACACCCGCACCGGCCTGACCAGGAGCCCCTTCTGCCCCTGTGTCCAGGGAAGGGTCAGAGGTACCCCCTGCACCCATTCCTCCATTGGCAGCCTTTCAAGGTGAGTGGTAAGAGAGGAGGCCCCCAGTGGAGAGCAGGCTTCCAGGACAAGGGGTCACATGCCAGGGGTTTGCAGGGCCAGCAGGGCTCTGCCAGGCAGCTAACAGGGGCAAGGGCCAGACAGGCAGGAGCCAGCGTGCGAGAGAACAGCAGCAGCTGCAGGGCCAGGCGGGCCAGGCCGCGGCCCTGGAGCCTGGCAATGGACACCGGGTGAGGCAGGTGAAGGAAGCCGAGAGCAGGGTGGGGAGGAGCCCAGCCCTGGCCCGGGAAAGGCTTCCAGCCCAGGATTGGGATACAGCCCAGGAAGCAGAACCCTGGGCTCCAGCCTGTGTGGCATTCCGGAGGGAGAGTCCAGCACCGG includes these proteins:
- the TMEM52 gene encoding transmembrane protein 52 isoform X5, with the translated sequence MARGPLAAGGLRLLLPLLPLPQVALGFADGSCDPSDQLILLAVLLLLLCGVTAGCVRFCCLRKQAQAQPHLPPARQPCDVAVIPMDSDSPVHSTVTSYSSVQYPLGMRLPLPFGELDLDSMAPPAYSLYTPEPPPSYDEAVKMAKPREEGPALSQKPSPLLGASGLETTPVPQESGPNTQLPPCSPGAP
- the TMEM52 gene encoding transmembrane protein 52 isoform X3; this translates as MARGPLAAGGLRLLLPLLPLPQVGRAAFSLGSATAGRVRARTTPLPGSPLSPQVALGFADGSCDPSDQCPPQARWSSLWHVGLILLAVLLLLLCGVTAGCVRFCCLRKQAQAQPHLPPARQPCDVAVIPMDSDSPVHSTVTSYSSVQYPLGMRLPLPFGELDLDSMAPPAYSLYTPEPPPSYDEAVKMAKPREEGPALSQKPSPLLGASGLETTPVPQESGPNTQLPPCSPGAP
- the TMEM52 gene encoding transmembrane protein 52 isoform X4 → MARGPLAAGGLRLLLPLLPLPQVALGFADGSCDPSDQCPPQARWSSLWHVGLILLAVLLLLLCGVTAGCVRFCCLRKQAQAQPHLPPARQPCDVAVIPMDSDSPVHSTVTSYSSVQYPLGMRLPLPFGELDLDSMAPPAYSLYTPEPPPSYDEAVKMAKPREEGPALSQKPSPLLGASGLETTPVPQESGPNTQLPPCSPGAP
- the CALML6 gene encoding calmodulin-like protein 6; the encoded protein is MTERLSAEQIKEYKGVFEMFDEEGNGEVKTGELERLMSLLGINPTKSELASMAKDVDRDNKGFFNCDGFLALMGVYHEKAQNQESELRAAFRVFDKEGKGYIDWNTLKYVLMNAGEPLNEVEAEQMMKEADKDGDGTIDYEEFVAMMTGESFKLIQ
- the TMEM52 gene encoding transmembrane protein 52 isoform X1; the protein is MGPVGGVCIEWRPSEWGRLVGEGSCGRGLRRTRLALGGAQWAGLMLREASCGRGLRRTRFALGGARRAGFTLRGASSRRVRLWAGPAASGARWAGFTLSGRSVGVSCGGCVLWWAGPHKAAPPGFAPTSAEHGPGSAGRRRTPAAAAAPAAAAGGAGLRGRQLRPLGPVSRGGGSRGLAPPYGEARAARSAVPCPACSRCRRPHRCPPQARWSSLWHVGLILLAVLLLLLCGVTAGCVRFCCLRKQAQAQPHLPPARQPCDVAVIPMDSDSPVHSTVTSYSSVQYPLGMRLPLPFGELDLDSMAPPAYSLYTPEPPPSYDEAVKMAKPREEGPALSQKPSPLLGASGLETTPVPQESGPNTQLPPCSPGAP
- the TMEM52 gene encoding transmembrane protein 52 isoform X2 produces the protein MGPVGGVCIEWRPSEWGRLVGEGSCGRGLRRTRLALGGAQWAGLMLREASCGRGLRRTRFALGGARRAGFTLRGASSRRVRLWAGPAASGARWAGFTLSGRSVGVSCGGCVLWWAGPHKAAPPGFAPTSAEHGPGSAGRRRTPAAAAAPAAAAGGAGLRGRQLRPLGPVPAPGPLEQPVARGVSGGRGGAVRPTVLGRGSPGPGPPGPYLTRPPPLSSSPGRWRELTSSKQDLPSHLSRLASAGVPYDPAQQWGSR